The Anomaloglossus baeobatrachus isolate aAnoBae1 chromosome 4, aAnoBae1.hap1, whole genome shotgun sequence genome contains the following window.
tgttgcgtgtaacggggcctttaggcatgaggcagcatggtggtctctgtatgattagtggggcagcatggaggtctcattatggaaaaggggaaGGCAGCATTTGGagcgcattaaagggaacctgtcactagatttttacctattaaactaaaagtctcaccttctgcagctcctgggctgcattctatgaaggtgcaccttggcctctgacctcaccagcgtcatgctCGTACCCGCTCATAATCTCGCGCTTGTGTATTTAGCACACcggcgcgagctagggcagctatgttttctgctctggccgcgatatggcagagcgaactgcgcctgctcgagccgacctaactgcacaggtgtgagatttgaaaatgcgacgaggaggatgatggagggcgtcATCCCATCAATTAAGGAAAGAGGACggtgatcagcggcaggagggggataaaggagcagaaaatgagcccgcccatctggccatcaCAGTAAGTATACCTAAGGGTCAAGTTttgtaaagttatttttggggtctggatggggagtcagggccaaggtgcaccttcatagaatgcagcccagaaggtgatgcttttagtttaataggtaaaaatctggtgataggttccctttaagaaggggcagcatgggaggctcagtatggagaggggcagcatgcatgggacattatgaggagggggcagcatgatgtgaggacaatgtgcagatcatatgtcataattgaggaaggtgtggtgggtatagtttataagggaggacagtgtggtatTTTAGTTTATTAGGGCGCAGTGTGGTGGTCATAAAATATAAGTGAGGACGGTGTGGCGAGAATATTTTATAGGGGAGGATAGTGTGAAGGCCATGtacgttaagagggattgtgtggagcaatattcttttgcggggaacgcagtgaggagcagttatttttttcagtccacagcatagggcttatttatagcacagcatttgtggttattgttattcaggaacattataatgacattgttatttttcagggcaccatggtgagatgtgctggagaagagggaagtctgcagagatgagctgtggatgtgaagtcatcatggagttGGGTACATGAGAACAGCaatcggtgagtgaattatcacagaccttatACTGCACTAATATTTACACATGTTTAGGGGAAAAAATTAccagagtgcttctttaaagggaacctgtcaccagatttggtgactataagttgcggccaccactagtgggctcttatatacagcattctaacatgctgtatataagagcccaggccgctgtgtaaaaaataaaaatcactttataatactcacctaaagggtggtGTGGTGCAGacaggtcggatgggtgtctctgttctccagtgTCGGTGCCTCATCTTTCTGCCATTTTTGTCCTCCTTTTGAAGCCAGCGTGCATGATACATcctgtgtcatccacactagccggcattgaggtcctgcacaggcgcagtaCAACActgtgatctgccctactcagggcagatcaaagtgcgcctgcgcaggaccacaatgccgactgacaggttccctttaatattagcaGAAAAATCgacttttatttaatatgcaaatgagggcactttggtgcaccattggtgtggtctttgctttggtgcactgttggtgtggtctttgctttggtgcaccattggagtGGTCTTTGCTTTAGTGCattgttggtgtggtctttgctttggtgcactgttGGGGTGGtcattgctttggtgcaccattggtgtggtctttgctttggtgcaccattggtgtgatctttgctttggtgcaccattggtgtggtctttgctttggtgcactattggtgtggtctttgtgtcagtGCACCATTGAtggggtctttgctttggtgcaccattggtgtggtctttatgTCGATGCACCGTTATACCcccatatttgtattttaaagtcttttgtttttattgacagtGCTCCAATAGGAAAAGAAagtgctgtctaatatcagcttgtGTGTCTGATTTTACCGCTCTTACTAAGTGAGCTCTGTGAATCAACACAAGGGACTGcctttcatatgcaaatataagagATCACCAAGGTATAGGTCACGCCAAGAGTGCACTGAAGccccctcatttgcattttaaaaaatagattttgaagaaaatattaaaggggttgtccagtctagaatgacaagtctgcagtcactctgtgtgtcacgctgtgactgcagatttgtgaatcctcccagtgtaCTAACTGTGCGCtacgaggattctctggtgtctgtgccGGGAACGGCGGTCAAGTATGTGATAAGCAGAGTCCAAGCTAGAACATGTCTAGGGACACCACCTCGGtcaatacaagtgcattaagtAAGGCCGTACCCACTAGATGAGTTCCGACCgagagtctgcatatcgcatacttgaccatcgtgagtgcgctgggaggattcacaggtctgcagtcatagagggacacatagacggactgcagacttgtcattctagactggacaactcATTTTAAGCTAAACTGTTTGTGATTTTTGTAGAGGAATCGTCCCTTATATAAATATTCatttatgtaaatggaaaaatcATTTCACCCGACAAACGAACATTTTGCTTGTGTGTCGGGTGATGTGACAGCCGGTTTAGATACATCATTCGGTTACCGATTATTGGCAGCATTGCAAATACAcctcaaagagtaactaaacttttaggagaattttttgttttatgcccaataattctgagcagattggtggggaATCTGGTCCTGAAACCCCCAACTagagctgaaaagctcttttagaagagcgcaCACAGCACAGAGCGGATGTACTAGAAAGTCATAgttctgtctcctgagctgtgcacttctaaggggtcttttgagcaatttacgggggtctccggacccagacacacacaaatgtgctcagaattaatggacctaaaacataaACGTATCTcgaaaaaattaagtttttttttaaatgtttaatagtacTACTACCTgcaccatcagtactgtggttcctttatggtccgcagtctgatgatggttgCTAACAACTcctgtatctccttaccattgttaaagacatactaggagctgcagttttatGACATGATTTTATGTTGGGCTGGCTTTAGTACTGGTGATATAGTAGTGATTTTAGCTTGGCTCTGGTGATGCAGTCACAtaccaatggtggttctggtgatgtagctgtgtgcagatggtggttctggtgatgtagctgtgtgcagatggtggttctggtgatgtagcagtgtgcagatggtggttctggtgatgtagctgtgtgcagatggtggttctggtgatgtagctgtgtgcagatggtggttctggtgatgtagctgtgtgcagatggtggttctggtgatgtagcagtgtgcagatggtggttatggtgatgtagcagtgtgcagatggtggttctggagatgttgtcatgtacagctggtggttctgataatgttatcgtgatttgaggttggttctggtgatgtattcgtgtagatgtagcaatatttaatttattagatttgaTAGATCATTATTGGGTCTTTGTGCCAGGCTAAATAAATATCTCTCTTAATGAGGCCATACTTCTGCCAAGcaagtatttgactaaagcccccatacactagagACAACTGTCCCATTGTTCGGCTGGTAGTTATCtttcctgactcccccatacactatagacaagtgTCCCATCACTcaactggcagctgtctccctgagggctcactttgttgagtgctcgtgttctctatgaggcagacgctactacacatctctggcagtggctcactTCATAGAGAAAAAAGGATCCACAGTGCAAAATTGGACTTGCTGGGTCttcactcctctgacaatcagactgtaGTTCTGCAAACTGTAGTCCGTGTACAAGCGCCTTAACTACTATCTAAAGGGTATGTGaacaattagggtatgtgcacatcatGACCTTTACACATCTGTGATCTCATGAGTTTTTCAggtggaggacaggttaggaaacactggcatcttttttaaattgaaattgtattaagCGCTAGTCAGCAACTTCTTGGTGGCAGCAGCAGGAAAAATGGATCagttacctgttttaaccacttagtgtctttgaaaacctgaagctgttaaaagaagcgAAATAAAACTGAACATTTGCgtagcaagtgcagatcttcattcttatagggtttagcagtttttcaagtgtgttacagaggagatcggccttacacagatgtcgtgtgcataaaatcatagttttacgttgtcagtaaggggcgcgaccacttaaagtgcctagggcagcatgaaggccaaaTACTGCCCTGGTGCCAACCCATTTTGTAACAGGGATGAAAGCTCTGGCTTGTGGATAACATGTTTCTATTCTACTAATCGGTGCAGGATACAGAACTTAGACCCCGTGAAGGTTCAGGCAtataattggtgcaacctgtgcggccgcacagtGGTCCAAAAGGAAAGGGGGTCCATCACCACCTCAAAAGCAGGtggacttgtacattttgatgagaTTTTGTCGCATTTTTTGTTCTTGCACTGTCTGCGTCCACCAGTGCATGACTCAGTAAGTTATCACCGAAGAACCCCTTTAAATACAGGTCTAACTTGAAGATAGAAAATCTGACGTGCATGATTTTGCTAACTGACAACATTGATAAAATCTCCCTGCAGAAATAAAGGAGTGAAGGAACGGCATCTTCCAAGGAGCGATGAGTAAAATTAAAAAGCTTTATTCAAAGCattttaaaaaagtgtttttaaaatgctttgaataaagattttttattttactcGTCGCTCTTTGCAAGATGCCGTTCCTTCACTCCTTCATTTCTACCTTTCTGGTTGACGCCTTACCAGAGGATCTGGCACCCATTTCCCATTTCATGGACTCAAACTACTACATACAGCGTGGTGAGCGTCCACTTTTTTCTCTAAATTCTACCTGTACTTTAATGTTAGAAGACCATAGAAATTAATTATCTGCTTAGATTTTTGGTATAAGACATTACATTATATGTTTCAATATTATTTTTAATATTCCAGCACAATGTTCTTTAGTGTCAGTAATGATCTTTATTGCATTACTTATTACGAGTTATCACGAGTATGCTCAATGAGTTTAGTCAGGGCCAGCCAGGTCTCCTCAGCGGTTGGGATAATCTGGTTGGCTGGCAGGGCAAAACCATAACGGCCAGTGTCACGAAGCTCAAAGGTGTAAGAGTACTTGATGCCCTGGTTGTAGGTCCAGTCAATGGAGCCTCCACTGGCTTGGTCTGTAAAACAAGAATGTTTAGTGGTTATCAGTCTAGCCTTATGCAAGAAATTTGtattttctccctgtgtttgtgaagGTTTCTATTCATACTTGTTATTACAAGTGGATAGGTAAATGACGTCTGGTTTAGTGGCCACAACCATCTCAAGACCTTGCCCAGATGCATTTTTTTGGAGGGAAGTTATCAAAGATTAGACATATTTAAGAAAACTATGCAGAGTTAATAACATGAATAGAATTCAACTATTATTTAAACTGTATACCTACATTTGCACCCCCAACctgtatataaaaaaacaacatttgGAAATCATAAGGAGATCCTTTTTTATAAAAATAGAAAACTGAACACTCCTGCAATACTTATGGCCGAAATGGCACATCTTTATAATAACAAAACAGCCATTCATTACAATAGTCGTCATGTAACATATATTTGCCAACTGTGCTGAATTTTCAGTTACAGTCCCATCAAAATTGGGCTGTCAAAGGCCAAAAGGGGGCAGAGTTTATGTATACCTCACCCAAAAAGCTAGAAGTCCTAGGCAGGTAGGGGGCATTTTTCAGAAATGTCTGTCCCAAAACTTAATATCCCATTTTCCCAACACTAATAATTGTAATTATGGTAATGTAGCATCTCTAATGATTAGTCTGATATTGTTCTCCCAACAGCTGATATTGAGGAGATAACCCTCTGAATAGGATCTGTCAGCTTATTATGCTGGCTGATGACATAATAAGGTCTTGTGTTGTTTTCGCTATGAGGAGTATAGACCCATATCTGTAACGTGCAGCCCTTACACAGGAGAAGGTATTACACTGACAAATCCACTAATAAAAGAGCATTTCCACTATATTTTGAGTGAGAAAGTTCTCCAAGTAAAAGCATTACTTACAGATGGTGGTGATGATGCTTCCATATGTGTACTTTGTGCCATACAGGGAAGCCAATGCATTAACTGCCGTTCTAGCTACATTGTCCTGTGTACAACGAGGAAGAAAAAGATGAAAATATTGAGAATAAAAATCAGATTCCCTTAAGTTCATAAACAAATTGTATATATTTTACTATAACACATAATTGAAAAAATGTATAAAGAATGTACCAATTCAGCATTATCTGGAGTACGAACAGTCGTGTAGCCATATGGATAGAGGAGCATCTGGGAATAGCTGTGGATGGAGACAAAGCCCTTGATTTTGCCATGGCTCTTCACAAAGTCAACAATAGCCTTGACTTCTGGCTCAGAATGAGCAGCACGTCCTCTGTAAGTCTCAGTGCAAGGGTTTGAGCTGGATCCACCACCTACATATCAATGGTATAAAGTGATTATACATGTAGAAATCGCATCCTCGGTTTATACATCCTGATATTGTGGTTTTAGACATTGCATATTCTTTATAATAAATTGATAACATATGAATAAAGTCAGCATGTTACCTCCAAAGCCAGCATCCCAGTTTCTGTTGGGGTCAGCTCCAATACAGGTAGAGCCAGTGTTGGGAGATCTGGTCTTACGCCACATACGGTTCTGTCATGGAATAATGATAATGAGTGAAGACCTTCATATGAATTAAGGAATATCTTGGAGGTCCTGCGTGACCAAGTGTTTGTTTATAAATCTTTGCTATTTCATTTTTGCACGATTGTTTGATAACCTGATTTTCAATAAAAGTAGATTGaacataaattaaaaaatatccaaAATCACCACTATAAAGTGTTATGTATTGTATGTAAATAAGGAAGACAATATTTACTGAGGTGTGGGTGTAAACATAGCCATCAGGGTTGGTCACAATCTCCAGGAAGATGTCCAGTTTGTTCAGAGTGGCAGTAAGAGATGGGTCACTTCCAAAATCCTTAACAATCTATAGATAATAAAATACATGAGATCGTTAAAATACGTGAGATCGATAGCAGCTACCTTTTTGTCCCCCATATATGTCGTAAACCATTAAATATATATGTGCTTTATTATTTTCCCTACTGATGTTGAACCTAATGTTAATCATTGTTCCAATATTAAAACAAATAATGTTCATGTGTGTACAAATTGATTTAGTAAAATTACAGTCTTTTTAACTCCATAAAACTGAGAAGAGAACAAACTTAAAGATGTACATCATTTGTTTCTTCTATAACTGCACCCCTATATATTTTAACCtcctgtttatttactttcagccTACATTTTCATTCTTAGCTCTAATCCTGCAGGTTATTCCTGAATGCTTTGCAATGaatgccataataataataataataataataataataataataataataatatgatgcATTAGTATAGCATCACATGATCTACTACAGCCAGTACCATCTCTGTCTGCTGGAATGAAACTGTTCCCTCCATATTGTCTTAAATAAACAAATATATTACATGCATATAGTAAGGGGAGCTGAACTGTCATCTGCTACATTATTactgtgtgacatgcactgtgcagtcatcatcattatcattgATATAAGATTCTTCTCCTGCCTACCTTATCTCTGTAGAACTTCACTGGTACAGTCATGTAATTTCATCATATAGATGCTTCTGGTTACTAAGGTGGTAACCTCCTTCAGAAAATATAAACCTATATAATTCCCTGAAAGTCACCATGTGATCACAAGACCCAACTAAAGGGAAGTGTGCCATGAATTTCCAGATAGAAAGGTACAActaaatattataataataataattaataataataacaataatagctGAATTTTGTATTGGGGTACAAATGACAGGAtgccatgatatatatatatatatatatatatatatatatatatatacatatatatatatatgtatatataatatatagatggatggatagatatagatatatctatatttatatattttcatatatatatatatatatatatatatatatatatatatatatatatgtgtgtgtatatatatatatatataattaaaagaaCATTCCACTCAACAGAAACACACTGCAAATATAAAAAATTGTGATTACCTTCTTAGCAAACCACAGACCACTGGCCTGGCTAACCCACTCACGGGAGTGA
Protein-coding sequences here:
- the LOC142302457 gene encoding carboxypeptidase A1-like is translated as MKGVLALLALVAAVTSMEDFSGQQVLRILPANEEQVTLVHDLESYEDLKLDFWQGPSRPERFIDIRVPFFSLQDVKVYLESNNIQYSIMIEDLQTLLDEEKRDMKIGRAHSTDTFNYGTYHTFDEINTFINNLVAENPGFVSKVQIGSSYQGRPLNVLKFSTGANRPAFWIDTGIHSREWVSQASGLWFAKKIVKDFGSDPSLTATLNKLDIFLEIVTNPDGYVYTHTSNRMWRKTRSPNTGSTCIGADPNRNWDAGFGGGGSSSNPCTETYRGRAAHSEPEVKAIVDFVKSHGKIKGFVSIHSYSQMLLYPYGYTTVRTPDNAELDNVARTAVNALASLYGTKYTYGSIITTIYQASGGSIDWTYNQGIKYSYTFELRDTGRYGFALPANQIIPTAEETWLALTKLIEHTRDNS